Proteins encoded by one window of Aphidius gifuensis isolate YNYX2018 linkage group LG2, ASM1490517v1, whole genome shotgun sequence:
- the LOC122849658 gene encoding 28S ribosomal protein S21, mitochondrial-like, whose translation MRHTPFISRTVLVKNGNVDAAFRVLNRIMGREGFLEQWRRCRFYEKPPQVRRRVNYEKCKSYYNEDMHRYIQFTMRTNRVDAFPGSR comes from the coding sequence ATGAGACACACACCTTTTATTTCAAGAACTGTTTTAGTTAAAAATGGTAATGTTGATGCTGCATTTCGTGTGTTAAATCGTATCATGGGAAGAGAAGGTTTCCTTGAACAATGGCGTCGTTGCAGATTTTACGAAAAACCACCACAAGTACGTCGTCGtgttaattatgaaaaatgtaaatcatATTACAACGAAGATATGCATAgatatattcaatttacaaTGAGAACAAATCGAGTCGATGCATTTCCTGGAAGTcgttaa
- the LOC122849585 gene encoding uncharacterized protein LOC122849585 — MHAVGLHSALAIKRQRKRRDEQRRARERRFSAQSGESGLTSPRASTGSLDHHPRHHHSVQPHHAAGRGMLDSKVVTSIGMLHIGVVFLVLGAFLLGSGLLPSQVTTQKSGGNHKKISWWNELVATGLFALFVGTFLIILNRIIAKKEEDDLEEYVQRQLTRSRSGHRLERDIETGGLHTRHTKRVKQLKKNNSTNSIEVNCEKKLTTTTTTPPRSPPPAYSPPPIVDNDNQNIQNTLFLEQITEEDIILANERVGTSTTNSLSPGSPNETKELIRNNSRNYNHKQNGHHNNLHYQKEYENQHDNDHHHNHHHHHHLVQPPMYVDAAIN, encoded by the coding sequence ATGCACGCGGTTGGATTGCACTCGGCATTGGCCATCAAACGTCAACGTAAACGTCGAGATGAGCAGAGACGTGCACGTGAACGTCGTTTTAGTGCACAATCTGGTGAAAGTGGATTGACATCACCTCGAGCATCAACTGGTTCATTGGATCATCATCCACGTCATCATCATTCAGTACAACCACATCATGCTGCTGGACGAGGAATGCTTGATTCAAAAGTTGTAACATCAATTGGAATGTTACATATTGGTGTTGTATTTTTGGTACTTGGTGCATTTTTACTTGGTAGTGGTTTATTACCATCACAAGTTACAACCCAAAAAAGTGGTggtaatcataaaaaaataagttggtGGAATGAATTAGTTGCAACTGGTTTATTTGCATTATTTGTTggtacatttttaataatattaaatcgtattattgctaaaaaagaagaagatgatTTAGAAGAATATGTACAAAGACAATTAACAAGATCAAGATCTGGTCATCGTCTTGAACGTGATATTGAAACTGGTGGTTTACATACACGACATACAAAACgtgttaaacaattaaaaaaaaataattcaacaaattcaattgaagttaattgtgaaaaaaaattaacaacaacaacaacaacaccaccaaGAAGTCCACCACCAGCATATTCACCACCaccaattgttgataatgataatcaaaatatacaaaatacattatttttagaacAAATTACTGAAGAAGATATTATACTTGCTAATGAAAGAGTTggtacatcaacaacaaatagtCTTAGTCCAGGTTCACCAAATGAAACTAAAGAACTCATACGTAATAATTCACGTAATTATAATCACAAACAAAATggtcatcataataatttacattatcaAAAAGAATATGAGAATCAACATGATaatgatcatcatcataatcatcatcatcatcatcatttagtACAACCACCAATGTACGTCGATGcagcaattaattaa